A single region of the Zootoca vivipara chromosome 2, rZooViv1.1, whole genome shotgun sequence genome encodes:
- the ARSI gene encoding arylsulfatase I: protein MAVYALTGFSLVSLLSFGYLSWDWMKPGLVGEVPGDPMGKPLPAAGAAAASAAVARPPHLIFILTDDQGFHDVGYHGSDIQTPTLDRLAAEGVKLENYYIQPICTPSRSQLITGRYQIHTGLQHSIIRPRQPNCLPLNQVTLPQKLQEAGYSTHMVGKWHLGFYRKECLPTRRGFDTFLGSLTGNVDYYTYDNCDGPGVCGYDLHDGENVAWEQSGKYSTFLYAQRVNKILAAHNPKEPIFIYVAFQAVHTPLQSPKEYIYRYRSMGNVARRKYAAMVTCMDEAVKNITWALKKYGYYENSVVVFSTDNGGQTFSGGSNWPLRGRKGTYWEGGVRGIGFVHSPLIKRKRRTSRALIHITDWYPTLVTLAGGNLSEADSLDGYNVWPAISEGKESPRMEILHNIDPLYNHAKYGSLERGFGIWNTAVQASVRVGDWKLLTGDPGYSDWIPPQTLTNFPGSWWNLERLTDGLRKSVWLFNITADPYERYDLSDQRPDVVRALLIRLVRYNQTAIPVRYPAENPRAHPDFNGGAWGPWATEEEDVWEGGHKKLKNKNRKKKCKICKLRSFFRKLNTRLMSNRI from the exons ATGGCTGTGTACGCCCTCACCGGCTTCTCCCTCGTCAGCCTGCTGAGTTTCGGCTACCTCTCCTGGGACTGGATGAAGCCCGGCTTGGTGGGCGAAGTGCCCGGGGACCCGATGGggaagcctctcccggcggctggtgctgctgctgcttctgccgctGTGGCCAGGCCGCCTCACCTCATCTTCATCCTGACGGACGACCAGGGCTTCCATGACGTGGGCTACCACGGCTCCGATATCCAGACCCCGACGCTGGACAGGCTGGCGGCCGAAGGGGTGAAGCTGGAGAACTATTACATCCAACCCATCTGCACCCCTTCCAGGAGCCAGCTCATCACGGGCAG GTACCAAATCCACACCGGCCTTCAGCACTCCATCATCCGTCCCCGGCAACCCAACTGCTTGCCCTTGAACCAGGTCACTCTTCCCCAGAAGCTGCAGGAAGCTGGCTATTCCACACACATGGTGGGCAAGTGGCACTTGGGCTTCTACAGGAAAGAGTGCCTGCCCACTCGCCGGGGCTTTGACACTTTCCTTGGCTCGCTGACCGGGAATGTGGATTACTACACCTATGACAACTGCGACGGGCCAGGCGTTTGCGGCTACGACCTTCACGACGGCGAGAACGTGGCCTGGGAACAAAGTGGCAAATATTCCACTTTCCTCTATGCCCAGCGAGTCAACAAAATCCTGGCCGCCCACAACCCCAAGGAGCCCATCTTTATCTACGTAGCCTTCCAAGCTGTGCACACACCGCTGCAGTCCCCGAAGGAGTATATCTACCGCTACCGCTCCATGGGCAACGTTGCACGGCGAAAATACGCTGCCATGGTCACGTGCATGGATGAAGCAGTGAAGAACATCACCTGGGCGCTCAAGAAGTACGGCTACTATGAAAACAGTGTGGTTGTGTTCTCCACCGACAATGGCGGGCAGACCTTTTCCGGGGGAAGCAACTGGCCTCTGCGAGGCCGCAAAGGGACTTACTGGGAAGGAGGAGTTCGTGGAATTGGCTTCGTGCACAGCCCGCTGATTAAACGCAAGCGGAGAACCAGCAGGGCCCTGATTCACATCACGGACTGGTACCCAACTTTGGTGACCTTGGCCGGGGGCAACTTGTCCGAGGCAGACAGTTTAGACGGCTATAACGTGTGGCCAGCGATCAGCGAGGGCAAAGAGTCTCCCCGCATGGAAATCCTGCATAACATTGATCCTCTTTATAACCATGCTAAATATGGCTCTTTGGAGAGAGGCTTTGGCATATGGAATACGGCAGTGCAGGCCTCCGTGCGGGTAGGAGACTGGAAGCTTCTTACCGGAGACCCCGGTTACAGTGACTGGATCCCGCCACAGACTCTGACCAACTTCCCAGGGAGCTGGTGGAACCTGGAGCGCCTGACGGATGGCCTACGCAAATCCGTCTGGCTCTTCAACATCACTGCTGACCCGTACGAGCGCTACGATCTGTCGGACCAGCGGCCCGACGTGGTGAGGGCTCTCCTCATCAGACTCGTCCGCTACAACCAGACGGCCATTCCGGTCAGATACCCGGCAGAAAACCCTCGCGCCCACCCGGACTTCAACGGTGGTGCCTGGGGTCCTTGGGCGACAGAAGAGGAGGATGTGTGGGAGGGAGGACacaaaaaactgaaaaataaaaaccGGAAGAAGAAGTGCAAGATCTGCAAGCTGCGCTCCTTCTTCCGGAAGCTGAACACTAGGCTGATGTCCAACCGCATCTGA